A window of the Streptomyces sp. NBC_01351 genome harbors these coding sequences:
- a CDS encoding NADH-quinone oxidoreductase subunit B — protein sequence MDVTPQPELLPEPKRLGILSRLAPEPMKVVLNWGRRYSLWVFNFGLACCAIEFIAASMARHDFIRLGVIPFAPGPRQADLMIVSGTVTDKMAPAVKRLYEQMPEPKYVISFGACSNCGGPYWDSYSVTKGVDQIIPVDVYVPGCPPRPEALLQGILKLQEKIARESLAERYADGPSVAQLTSGLVTPPPTPGAGA from the coding sequence ATGGACGTGACACCTCAGCCGGAGCTGCTCCCGGAGCCCAAGCGCCTCGGAATCCTCTCCCGGCTCGCCCCGGAACCGATGAAGGTGGTCCTGAACTGGGGCCGCCGGTACAGCCTGTGGGTGTTCAACTTCGGCCTCGCCTGCTGCGCGATCGAGTTCATCGCCGCCTCCATGGCCCGGCACGACTTCATCCGTCTCGGCGTGATCCCCTTCGCGCCGGGACCCCGCCAGGCCGACCTCATGATCGTCTCGGGCACGGTGACGGACAAGATGGCCCCGGCCGTCAAGCGGCTCTACGAGCAGATGCCGGAGCCCAAGTACGTCATCTCGTTCGGCGCCTGCTCCAACTGCGGCGGGCCGTACTGGGACTCGTACTCGGTCACGAAGGGCGTCGACCAGATCATCCCGGTCGACGTCTACGTGCCCGGCTGCCCGCCGCGCCCGGAGGCGCTGCTGCAGGGCATCCTCAAGCTCCAGGAGAAGATCGCCCGCGAATCCCTCGCGGAGCGCTACGCGGACGGCCCGTCCGTCGCCCAGCTCACGAGCGGTCTCGTCACGCCCCCGCCCACCCCGGGGGCCGGCGCATGA
- a CDS encoding sensor histidine kinase: MGNHTGMGAVLRAPVAGRTWREFGYLLIGLPLSILYFSLAIAGVSVGAGLLVTFLGVPVLAGVLAMCRGFGRLERARVRHLLGVDIAEPAPIRAAKGGPVSAMGALLKSGSAWRHVLYSVVQFPWAVFAFCVALTFWAYGWAALLYPLWFWAVPAGADRSGVMLFQNDEYSFVLDTPVAIVLTSVFGVALTLTTPWVIRALATVDRVLVAGLLGPSRLDHRVSELESDRGVVVDTAAADLRRIERDLHDGAQARLVALAMDLGLAKEKLAEDPRAAARMVDEAHGEVKIALQELRDLARGIHPAVLTDRGLDAALSAVASRCVVPVKVSVDLPADQRPAEAIEGIAYFVVSELLQNVSKHAGSAARGAGVDVWKAGERLLIQVCDDGRGGAGLSAGAGLAGLSERLGAVDGVLVVDSPAGGGTVVTAELPWRGRG, from the coding sequence ATGGGCAACCACACGGGCATGGGGGCGGTGCTGCGGGCTCCCGTCGCGGGGCGGACCTGGCGGGAGTTCGGGTACCTGCTGATCGGGCTGCCGCTGAGCATCCTGTACTTCTCGCTCGCCATCGCCGGTGTGAGCGTCGGCGCCGGGCTGCTCGTCACCTTCCTCGGCGTGCCGGTCCTGGCCGGCGTACTCGCCATGTGCCGCGGCTTCGGACGCCTGGAGCGGGCCCGGGTGCGGCACCTGCTGGGCGTGGACATCGCCGAGCCGGCGCCGATCCGGGCCGCGAAGGGCGGGCCGGTCTCCGCCATGGGAGCGCTGCTCAAGAGCGGGAGCGCCTGGCGGCACGTGCTGTACTCCGTGGTCCAGTTCCCGTGGGCGGTGTTCGCCTTCTGCGTGGCACTGACGTTCTGGGCGTACGGGTGGGCCGCGCTGCTGTACCCGCTCTGGTTCTGGGCCGTGCCGGCGGGCGCCGACCGGTCCGGCGTGATGCTCTTCCAGAACGACGAATACTCCTTCGTTCTCGACACGCCCGTGGCGATCGTCCTCACCTCCGTCTTCGGGGTGGCCCTCACCCTCACCACGCCGTGGGTGATCCGGGCCCTGGCCACCGTGGACCGGGTCCTGGTGGCCGGGCTGCTCGGGCCCTCCCGGCTGGACCACCGCGTGAGCGAGCTGGAGTCCGACCGGGGGGTCGTGGTGGACACGGCCGCGGCGGACCTGCGGCGCATCGAGCGCGATCTGCACGACGGGGCGCAGGCGCGGCTGGTCGCCTTGGCGATGGATCTGGGGCTGGCGAAGGAGAAGCTCGCGGAGGACCCGCGGGCGGCCGCGCGGATGGTCGACGAGGCGCACGGGGAGGTGAAGATCGCCCTCCAGGAGCTGCGGGATCTGGCACGGGGGATCCATCCGGCAGTGCTCACGGACCGGGGGCTGGATGCGGCGCTGTCGGCGGTTGCGTCGCGGTGCGTGGTGCCGGTGAAGGTGTCGGTGGATCTGCCCGCCGATCAGCGGCCGGCGGAGGCGATCGAGGGGATCGCGTACTTCGTGGTGTCGGAGCTGCTGCAGAACGTCAGCAAGCACGCGGGGTCCGCTGCGCGGGGCGCGGGCGTGGACGTGTGGAAAGCCGGGGAGCGGCTGCTGATCCAGGTGTGCGACGACGGGCGGGGCGGGGCCGGGCTCTCCGCGGGGGCGGGCCTGGCGGGGCTCTCGGAGCGGTTGGGGGCGGTGGACGGGGTGCTGGTGGTGGACTCCCCCGCGGGTGGGGGGACGGTGGTCACGGCGGAGTTGCCGTGGCGGGGGCGCGGGTAG
- a CDS encoding NADH-quinone oxidoreductase subunit A → MPEPTVSTVTVLAADYFRSYSVVGLLAALGVLFVAMAFGAGRLLRPVAPTREKLLTYECGVDPVGEGWAHTQVRYYVYAFLYVIFAVDSIFLFPWATVFAAAGYGATTLVEMFIFLGFLAVGLLYAYKKGVLEWT, encoded by the coding sequence GTGCCTGAACCGACGGTATCGACCGTAACCGTGCTTGCGGCGGACTACTTCCGAAGCTATTCGGTCGTCGGTCTGCTGGCCGCGCTCGGTGTGCTGTTCGTGGCCATGGCCTTCGGGGCCGGCCGCCTGCTGCGCCCCGTGGCGCCGACCCGCGAGAAGCTGCTGACGTACGAATGCGGTGTGGACCCGGTGGGCGAGGGCTGGGCGCACACCCAGGTCCGCTACTACGTCTACGCGTTCCTCTACGTCATCTTCGCCGTCGACTCGATCTTCCTGTTCCCGTGGGCGACGGTGTTCGCCGCCGCCGGTTACGGCGCCACGACCCTGGTCGAGATGTTCATCTTCCTGGGCTTCCTGGCCGTCGGCCTGCTCTATGCGTACAAGAAGGGCGTCCTCGAATGGACGTGA
- the rarD gene encoding EamA family transporter RarD → MEARNEQRAGLLYGFGAYGMWGLVPLFWPFLMPSGAIEILAHRMVWSLAVVGLALLALRRWGWIRELARDPRKLGLTTLAASVISVNWGLYIWAVNNGQVVEASLGYFINPLVSIAMGVVLLGERLRRVQWVAVGISFAAVLVLAVGYGRPPWISLILAFSFATYGLIKKKLNMGGLESLTAETAVLFLPALGYLLWLGAQGQSSFVSQGPAHSALLASTGLVTAIPLVLFGAAAIRVPLSTLGLLQYMAPVFQFGLGVLYFHEAMPPERWAGFSLVWAALALLTWDALRTARRSRAALAAAPVVVAAPAREPA, encoded by the coding sequence GTGGAGGCACGGAACGAGCAGCGCGCGGGTTTGCTGTACGGATTCGGCGCGTACGGAATGTGGGGGCTCGTCCCCCTCTTCTGGCCCTTCCTCATGCCCTCCGGGGCGATCGAGATCCTCGCCCACCGCATGGTGTGGTCCCTGGCCGTCGTCGGGCTGGCCCTGCTCGCGCTGCGCCGCTGGGGCTGGATACGGGAGCTCGCCCGCGATCCCCGCAAGCTCGGCCTGACCACACTGGCCGCCTCGGTGATCAGCGTGAACTGGGGCCTGTACATCTGGGCCGTCAACAACGGACAGGTGGTCGAGGCGAGCCTCGGCTACTTCATCAATCCGCTGGTCAGCATCGCCATGGGGGTCGTGCTGCTCGGCGAGCGGCTGCGCCGCGTGCAGTGGGTGGCGGTCGGCATCAGCTTCGCCGCCGTGCTCGTCCTCGCCGTCGGGTACGGCCGGCCGCCGTGGATCTCGCTGATCCTCGCCTTCTCCTTCGCGACGTACGGGCTGATCAAGAAGAAGCTCAACATGGGTGGCCTGGAGTCGCTGACCGCCGAGACCGCCGTGCTGTTCCTGCCCGCCCTCGGCTACCTGCTGTGGCTGGGCGCCCAGGGGCAGTCCAGCTTCGTGTCGCAAGGCCCGGCGCACTCCGCCCTGCTCGCCTCGACGGGCCTGGTCACCGCGATCCCGCTGGTGCTCTTCGGGGCCGCCGCGATCAGGGTCCCGCTGTCCACCCTCGGGCTGCTCCAGTACATGGCCCCGGTGTTCCAGTTCGGGCTCGGCGTCCTGTACTTCCACGAGGCCATGCCGCCCGAGCGCTGGGCGGGCTTCTCGCTGGTCTGGGCCGCGCTGGCCCTCCTGACCTGGGACGCGCTGCGTACGGCGCGGCGCTCGCGGGCCGCGCTCGCGGCCGCGCCCGTCGTCGTCGCCGCTCCGGCGCGCGAACCCGCGTAA
- a CDS encoding sensor histidine kinase → MTTSHDTPDNDRPPPVRAVFSAVTWKEIAHLASSMPVAIVGFVYAVVMVTVTGVLSVTAMGLPLLAGGLYLSRQLGRLDRARARALLGVRVDEPTPIPGPKRSGGFFPWLWTSIKDPVAWRTVLYQVIRLPWGFFTFTVTLAGLFVLWPVLPYVVRWLANADRAMVRGLLSPSDDLERRIAELESDRGVVVDTAAADLRRIERDLHDGAQARLVALAMGLGLAKEKLLEDQDPEGAAAMVDEAHGEVKLALQELRDLARGIHPAVLTDRGLDAALSSVASRCVVPVKVSVDLPADQRPAEAIEGIAYFVVSELLQNVSKHAGSAARGAGVEVWRAGARLLIRVSDDGRGGADVSRGSGLAGLAERLGAVDGVLVVDSPAGEGTVVTAELPWRGRG, encoded by the coding sequence ATGACCACGAGCCACGACACCCCCGACAACGACCGTCCTCCCCCCGTACGCGCCGTCTTCAGCGCCGTGACGTGGAAGGAAATCGCCCATCTGGCGAGCAGTATGCCGGTGGCGATCGTCGGATTCGTTTACGCGGTTGTCATGGTCACCGTGACGGGGGTGCTGTCCGTGACGGCGATGGGACTTCCGTTGCTCGCAGGCGGCCTCTATCTGTCTCGGCAGTTGGGACGGCTGGACCGCGCCCGCGCCCGCGCGCTGCTGGGCGTACGGGTCGACGAGCCGACCCCGATCCCCGGACCGAAGCGGTCCGGCGGCTTCTTCCCCTGGCTGTGGACGAGCATCAAAGACCCGGTCGCCTGGCGGACGGTGCTGTACCAGGTGATCCGGCTGCCCTGGGGATTCTTCACCTTCACGGTAACTCTGGCCGGGCTGTTCGTGCTGTGGCCGGTACTGCCGTACGTGGTGCGGTGGCTCGCGAACGCGGACCGCGCGATGGTACGGGGGCTGCTGTCGCCCTCCGACGATCTGGAGCGGCGGATCGCGGAGCTGGAGTCCGACCGGGGGGTCGTGGTGGACACGGCCGCGGCGGACCTGCGGCGCATCGAGCGGGACCTGCACGACGGGGCGCAGGCGCGGCTGGTGGCCTTGGCGATGGGGCTGGGCCTGGCGAAGGAGAAGCTGCTGGAGGACCAGGACCCGGAGGGCGCGGCGGCGATGGTCGACGAGGCCCACGGGGAGGTGAAGCTGGCACTCCAGGAGCTGCGGGATCTGGCGCGGGGGATCCATCCGGCGGTGCTGACGGACCGGGGGCTGGATGCGGCGCTGTCCTCGGTCGCGTCGCGGTGCGTGGTGCCGGTGAAGGTGTCGGTGGATCTGCCCGCCGATCAGCGGCCGGCGGAGGCGATCGAGGGGATCGCGTACTTCGTGGTGTCGGAGCTGCTGCAGAACGTCAGCAAGCACGCGGGGTCCGCTGCGCGGGGCGCGGGCGTGGAGGTGTGGCGGGCGGGCGCCCGGCTGCTGATCCGCGTCTCCGACGACGGGCGGGGCGGGGCCGATGTCTCCCGGGGGTCGGGGCTGGCGGGGCTCGCGGAGCGGTTGGGGGCGGTGGACGGGGTGCTGGTGGTGGACTCCCCCGCGGGGGAGGGGACGGTGGTCACGGCGGAGCTGCCGTGGCGGGGGCGCGGGTAG
- a CDS encoding M28 family metallopeptidase: MSLSVSRRLAAVTALAVAGLFAATAPVALAAPTAVTAAPTPPDIPLANVKAHLTQLSTIAANNGGNRAHGRTGYKASIDYVKAKLDAAGFTTTLQTFTTSGATGYNLIADWPGGDPNSVLMAGAHLDSVSSGAGINDNGSGSAAVLETALAVSRAQLQPTKHLRFGWWGAEELGLVGSKYYVNQLPATERAKFSGYLNFDMIGSPNPGYFVYDDDPTIEQTFKNYFTGLGVPTEIETEGDGRSDHASFKNVGIPVGGLFTGASNTKSSAQAQKWGGTAGQAFDRCYHSSCDNTANINDTALDRNSDAVAYAIWTLGAAVPVPPGPSFENTADVNIPDSPAAAVSSPITASGVTGNAPATTKVDVNIVHTYRGDLVVDLVAPDGTVYNLHNRSGGSADNLIQSYTVNASSEVANGTWNLRVRDTAAQDIGYINSWKITF; the protein is encoded by the coding sequence ATGAGCCTGTCCGTCTCCCGGCGTCTCGCCGCCGTGACCGCCCTCGCGGTCGCGGGCCTGTTCGCCGCCACCGCCCCCGTCGCACTGGCCGCCCCCACGGCGGTCACCGCGGCCCCGACGCCCCCCGACATTCCGCTGGCCAACGTCAAGGCCCACCTCACGCAGCTCTCGACCATCGCCGCCAACAACGGCGGGAACCGGGCCCACGGCCGGACCGGTTACAAGGCGTCGATCGACTACGTGAAGGCCAAGCTCGACGCGGCCGGCTTCACCACCACCCTGCAGACCTTCACCACCAGCGGCGCCACCGGCTACAACCTGATCGCCGACTGGCCGGGCGGCGACCCGAACTCGGTCCTGATGGCCGGCGCGCACCTGGACTCGGTGTCCTCGGGCGCCGGCATCAACGACAACGGCTCCGGCAGCGCGGCCGTGCTGGAGACCGCGCTCGCGGTGTCCCGCGCGCAGCTCCAGCCGACGAAGCACCTGCGCTTCGGCTGGTGGGGTGCGGAGGAGCTGGGCCTCGTCGGGTCGAAGTACTACGTCAACCAGCTGCCGGCCACCGAGCGCGCGAAGTTCTCCGGGTACCTGAACTTCGACATGATCGGCTCGCCGAACCCGGGCTACTTCGTCTACGACGACGACCCGACGATCGAGCAGACCTTCAAGAACTACTTCACGGGCCTCGGCGTCCCGACCGAGATCGAGACCGAGGGCGACGGCCGCTCCGACCACGCCTCCTTCAAGAACGTGGGCATTCCCGTCGGCGGCCTGTTCACCGGCGCCAGCAACACCAAGTCGTCGGCCCAGGCGCAGAAGTGGGGCGGCACCGCCGGTCAGGCCTTCGACCGGTGCTACCACTCCTCCTGCGACAACACGGCGAACATCAACGACACCGCCCTGGACCGCAACTCGGACGCCGTCGCCTACGCGATCTGGACCCTCGGCGCGGCCGTTCCGGTCCCGCCGGGCCCGTCCTTCGAGAACACGGCGGACGTGAACATCCCGGACTCCCCCGCCGCCGCGGTCAGCTCGCCGATCACCGCCTCGGGCGTGACGGGCAACGCTCCGGCCACCACCAAGGTGGACGTGAACATCGTCCACACCTACCGCGGTGACCTGGTGGTCGACCTGGTCGCCCCCGACGGCACCGTCTACAACCTGCACAACCGCAGCGGTGGCAGCGCCGACAACCTCATCCAGTCCTACACCGTGAACGCCTCATCCGAGGTGGCCAACGGGACGTGGAACCTGCGGGTGAGGGACACGGCCGCGCAGGACATCGGCTACATCAACAGCTGGAAGATCACCTTCTAG
- a CDS encoding 2-oxoacid:ferredoxin oxidoreductase subunit beta: MTEVTDAPKLLSLVPKAEAKQSAKEFKSDQEVRWCPGCGDYAVLAAVQGFMPELGLAKENIVFVSGIGCSSRFPYYMNTYGMHSIHGRAPAIATGLATSRRDLSVWVVTGDGDALSIGGNHLIHALRRNVNLKILLFNNRIYGLTKGQYSPTSEVGKITKSTPMGSLDAPFNPVSLALGAEASFVARTVDSDRKHLTEVLRQAADHQGTALVEIYQNCNIFNDGAFEVLKDNDQAAEAVIRLEHGQPIRFGVDGHKGVVRDPATGELQVVEVTPANESRILVHDAHAAGPTAAFALSRLADPDTLHQTPIGVFRSVERPVYDTLMADQLDTAIDQKGKGDLGALLTGNDTWTVVG, encoded by the coding sequence ATGACTGAGGTGACCGACGCCCCCAAGCTGCTCTCGCTGGTCCCGAAGGCCGAGGCCAAACAGTCGGCCAAGGAGTTCAAGTCGGACCAGGAGGTCCGCTGGTGCCCCGGCTGCGGGGACTACGCCGTGCTCGCCGCCGTCCAGGGCTTCATGCCCGAACTGGGGCTGGCGAAGGAGAACATCGTCTTCGTCTCCGGCATCGGCTGTTCCTCGCGCTTCCCGTACTACATGAACACGTACGGGATGCACTCGATCCACGGCCGCGCCCCCGCCATCGCCACCGGCCTGGCCACCTCGCGGCGCGATCTGTCGGTCTGGGTCGTCACGGGTGACGGCGACGCGCTCTCCATCGGCGGCAACCACCTCATCCACGCGCTGCGGCGGAACGTCAACCTCAAGATCCTGCTGTTCAACAACCGGATCTACGGTCTGACCAAGGGCCAGTACTCCCCCACCTCCGAGGTCGGCAAGATCACCAAGTCCACGCCGATGGGCTCGCTGGACGCGCCCTTCAACCCGGTTTCGCTCGCGCTGGGCGCGGAGGCCTCCTTCGTGGCGCGGACGGTGGACTCCGACCGCAAGCACCTCACCGAGGTGCTGCGGCAGGCCGCCGATCACCAGGGCACCGCGCTGGTGGAGATCTACCAGAACTGCAACATCTTCAACGACGGCGCCTTCGAGGTCCTCAAGGACAACGACCAGGCCGCGGAGGCGGTGATCCGGCTGGAGCACGGGCAGCCGATCCGCTTCGGTGTCGACGGGCACAAGGGGGTCGTGCGCGACCCGGCCACCGGCGAGCTGCAGGTCGTCGAGGTCACCCCGGCGAACGAGTCGCGGATCCTGGTCCACGACGCGCACGCCGCCGGCCCCACCGCCGCCTTCGCACTGTCCCGGCTGGCCGATCCCGACACCCTGCACCAGACCCCCATCGGGGTCTTCCGCAGCGTGGAGCGGCCCGTCTACGACACGCTCATGGCCGACCAGCTCGACACGGCCATCGACCAGAAGGGCAAGGGCGACCTCGGCGCCCTGCTGACCGGCAACGACACCTGGACCGTCGTCGGCTGA
- a CDS encoding NADH-quinone oxidoreductase subunit C has product MNLYDSLPDAAPTIFGEEAVGSSAYDLLTVDVPVGSWISSLEIARDKLGCTYFDWLSAVDEPGTGFRICAHVVSLENRRVRRLLLRTTVPHSSPSLPSAIAVYAGAEWHERETFEMFGVTFTDHPHLVHLLLPEEFEGHPLRKDFVLAARVAKAWPGAKEPGEAHDPDAPKRRQMLPPGVPDPNEWGPLKGQLPPAPTRPARTPRAAGAAAREGAPARRTRSVADGSATQATETPATEAPAATRPPRRVRSAEEGSASQATPPSATPPSATPPSATPDDTTAPETQAPARPPRRTRSVTDGSASQTTPDSTVPEPAEPPAAPGPEADAPAREPEATRPPRRTRSAGDGSASQSATPPEEPRRAAPRSADAPWHNPVPAFDEPATPATAAEPEPATGTEADGTPDSTPEPNPNPNPTPDNGGDA; this is encoded by the coding sequence ATGAACCTCTACGACTCGCTCCCCGACGCGGCGCCGACGATCTTCGGCGAGGAGGCCGTGGGCTCGTCCGCGTACGACCTCCTGACGGTCGACGTCCCGGTCGGATCCTGGATCTCCTCCCTCGAAATCGCCCGGGACAAGCTGGGCTGCACCTACTTCGACTGGCTGAGCGCGGTGGACGAGCCGGGCACCGGCTTCCGCATCTGCGCGCACGTCGTCTCGCTCGAGAACCGCCGGGTGCGCCGCCTGCTCCTGCGCACGACGGTCCCGCACAGCTCGCCCTCCCTGCCCTCCGCCATCGCGGTCTACGCGGGCGCGGAATGGCACGAGCGCGAGACGTTCGAGATGTTCGGCGTCACCTTCACCGACCACCCCCACCTCGTCCACCTCCTCCTCCCGGAGGAGTTCGAGGGGCACCCGCTGCGCAAGGACTTCGTCCTGGCCGCGCGCGTCGCCAAGGCCTGGCCCGGCGCCAAGGAACCGGGCGAGGCACACGACCCGGACGCGCCGAAGCGCCGCCAGATGCTCCCGCCGGGCGTCCCGGACCCCAACGAGTGGGGCCCGCTGAAGGGCCAGCTCCCCCCGGCCCCCACCCGCCCGGCCCGCACCCCGCGCGCAGCGGGCGCCGCCGCCCGGGAGGGCGCCCCGGCCCGCCGCACCCGCTCGGTCGCCGACGGCTCGGCCACCCAGGCAACGGAAACCCCGGCAACGGAAGCCCCGGCCGCCACCCGCCCGCCGCGCCGCGTCCGCTCGGCAGAAGAAGGCTCGGCGAGCCAGGCCACGCCTCCTTCGGCCACGCCTCCTTCGGCCACGCCTCCTTCGGCCACGCCGGACGACACCACCGCCCCGGAGACCCAGGCCCCCGCCCGCCCGCCGCGCCGCACCCGCTCGGTAACGGACGGCTCGGCAAGCCAGACCACCCCGGACTCCACGGTCCCGGAGCCGGCCGAGCCCCCGGCCGCCCCCGGCCCGGAGGCGGATGCCCCCGCGCGGGAGCCGGAGGCCACGCGCCCGCCTCGCCGTACCCGTTCCGCGGGCGACGGCTCGGCGAGCCAGTCGGCCACCCCGCCGGAGGAACCCCGCCGCGCGGCCCCTCGCAGCGCGGACGCCCCCTGGCACAACCCCGTGCCGGCGTTCGACGAGCCCGCCACCCCGGCCACCGCAGCGGAGCCCGAACCGGCCACCGGCACCGAGGCCGACGGCACCCCTGACTCCACCCCTGAGCCCAACCCCAACCCCAACCCCACCCCGGACAACGGAGGCGACGCGTGA
- a CDS encoding response regulator transcription factor codes for MRVVIAEDSVLLREGLTRLLTDRGHDVVAGVGDAEALLKTVAELAAEGALPDVVVADVRMPPTHTDEGVRAAVRLRREYPGIGVLVLSQYVEEQYATELLAGSTTGVGYLLKDRVAEVREFLDAVVRVARGGTALDPEVVAQLLGRSRKQDVLAGLTPREREVLGLMAEGRTNSAVAKQLVVSDGAVEKHVSNIFMKLGLSPSDGDHRRVLAVLTYLKS; via the coding sequence GTGCGGGTGGTCATCGCCGAGGACTCAGTGCTGTTGCGCGAGGGCCTGACCCGGCTGCTGACCGACCGGGGGCATGACGTCGTGGCCGGCGTCGGGGACGCGGAGGCCCTGCTCAAGACGGTGGCGGAGCTGGCGGCGGAGGGTGCGCTGCCCGATGTGGTGGTGGCCGATGTGCGGATGCCGCCGACGCACACCGACGAGGGCGTACGGGCGGCCGTGCGCCTGCGGCGCGAGTACCCCGGGATAGGGGTGCTCGTGCTGTCGCAGTACGTGGAGGAGCAGTACGCCACCGAGCTGCTGGCCGGTTCCACCACCGGGGTGGGCTATCTGCTCAAGGACCGGGTGGCCGAGGTGCGGGAGTTCCTCGACGCGGTGGTGCGGGTGGCGCGGGGCGGTACCGCCCTGGACCCGGAGGTCGTCGCGCAGCTGCTGGGCCGAAGCCGGAAGCAGGACGTGCTGGCGGGGCTGACCCCGCGGGAGCGCGAGGTGCTGGGGTTGATGGCCGAGGGCCGTACGAATTCGGCCGTTGCGAAGCAGCTGGTCGTGAGCGACGGAGCGGTGGAGAAGCACGTCAGCAACATCTTCATGAAGCTCGGCCTGTCGCCGAGTGACGGGGATCACCGGCGCGTACTGGCCGTCCTCACCTATCTGAAATCTTGA
- a CDS encoding 2-oxoacid:acceptor oxidoreductase subunit alpha, which yields MTSQVSSPAEQADGAGGAVVGGQRTPPSPGGKEVRRLDRVIIRFAGDSGDGMQLTGDRFTSETASFGNDLSTLPNFPAEIRAPAGTLPGVSSFQLHFADHDILTPGDAPNVLVAMNPAALKANIADVPRGAEIIINTDEFTKRPMAKVGYETSPLEDGSLSAYSIHPVPLTTLTVEALKDFGLSRKEAERSKNMFALGLLSWMYHRPTEGTESFLRSKFAKKPQIAEANIVAFRAGWNFGETTEDFAVSYEVAPATKAFPTGTYRNISGNLALSYGLIAAARQADLPLYLGSYPITPASDILHELSKHKNFGVRTFQAEDEIAGIGAALGAAFGGALGVTTTSGPGVALKSETIGLAVSLELPLLIVDIQRGGPSTGLPTKTEQADLLQAMYGRNGEAPVPIVAPKTPADCFDAALDAARIALTYRTPVFLLSDGYLANGSEPWKIPEVSELPDLTVRFAAGPNHELADGTEVFWPYKRDPETLARPWAVPGTPGLEHRIGGIEKQDGTGNISYDPANHELMVRTRQAKIDGIEVPDLEVDDPDNARTLVIGWGSTYGPITAAVRRTRIAGLPIAQAHLRHLNPFPRNLGEVLERYEKVVVPEMNLGQLATLIRAKYLVDAQSYNQVNGMPFKAEQLAQVLKEAIND from the coding sequence GTGACCAGCCAGGTCAGCAGCCCAGCCGAGCAGGCCGACGGGGCTGGGGGTGCGGTTGTCGGTGGACAGCGCACCCCGCCGAGCCCGGGCGGCAAGGAAGTACGCCGCCTCGATCGCGTGATCATCCGCTTCGCGGGTGACTCCGGTGACGGTATGCAGCTCACCGGTGACCGCTTCACCTCGGAGACCGCGTCGTTCGGGAACGACCTCTCCACGCTGCCGAACTTCCCCGCCGAGATCCGCGCCCCTGCCGGAACCCTGCCCGGCGTGTCGTCGTTCCAGCTGCACTTCGCGGACCACGACATCCTCACGCCCGGCGACGCCCCGAACGTGCTGGTCGCGATGAACCCCGCCGCCCTCAAGGCGAACATCGCCGACGTGCCGCGCGGCGCGGAGATCATCATCAACACGGACGAGTTCACCAAGCGCCCGATGGCGAAGGTCGGCTACGAGACCTCCCCGCTGGAAGACGGGTCCCTCTCCGCCTACAGCATCCACCCCGTCCCGCTGACGACGCTGACGGTGGAGGCGCTGAAGGACTTCGGGCTCTCCCGCAAGGAGGCCGAGCGCAGCAAGAACATGTTCGCGCTGGGGCTGCTGAGCTGGATGTACCACCGGCCGACCGAGGGCACCGAGAGCTTCCTGCGGTCGAAGTTCGCGAAGAAGCCGCAGATCGCCGAGGCGAACATCGTCGCCTTCCGCGCCGGCTGGAACTTCGGCGAGACCACCGAGGACTTCGCCGTCTCCTACGAGGTCGCGCCGGCGACGAAGGCGTTCCCGACGGGCACGTACCGGAACATCTCCGGGAACCTGGCCCTCTCCTACGGGCTGATCGCGGCGGCCCGGCAGGCCGATCTGCCGCTCTACCTGGGCTCGTACCCCATCACCCCGGCCTCGGACATCCTGCACGAGCTGTCCAAGCACAAGAACTTCGGTGTGCGCACCTTCCAGGCCGAGGACGAGATCGCCGGGATCGGCGCGGCCCTGGGCGCGGCCTTCGGCGGGGCCCTCGGGGTGACCACCACCTCCGGCCCGGGCGTGGCGCTGAAGTCCGAGACGATCGGCCTGGCGGTCTCGCTGGAGCTGCCACTGCTGATCGTGGACATCCAGCGCGGCGGTCCCTCCACCGGTCTGCCGACCAAGACCGAGCAGGCCGACCTGCTGCAGGCCATGTACGGGCGCAACGGCGAGGCCCCGGTCCCGATCGTCGCCCCGAAGACCCCGGCGGACTGCTTCGACGCGGCCCTCGACGCCGCCCGGATCGCGCTCACCTACCGGACCCCGGTCTTCCTGCTCTCCGACGGCTACCTCGCCAACGGTTCCGAGCCGTGGAAGATCCCCGAGGTCTCGGAACTGCCCGACCTGACGGTCCGGTTCGCGGCCGGCCCCAACCACGAGCTGGCCGACGGCACCGAGGTGTTCTGGCCCTACAAGCGGGACCCCGAGACCCTGGCCCGGCCGTGGGCCGTCCCCGGCACCCCCGGCCTCGAACACCGCATCGGCGGCATCGAGAAGCAGGACGGCACGGGCAACATCTCGTACGACCCCGCCAACCACGAGCTCATGGTCCGTACCCGCCAGGCCAAGATCGACGGCATCGAGGTCCCCGACCTGGAGGTCGACGACCCCGACAACGCGCGCACCCTGGTCATCGGCTGGGGCTCCACCTACGGCCCCATCACCGCCGCCGTCCGCCGTACGCGGATCGCCGGCCTCCCCATCGCCCAGGCCCACCTGCGCCATCTGAACCCCTTCCCCAGGAATCTCGGAGAGGTCCTGGAGCGTTACGAGAAGGTAGTGGTGCCGGAGATGAACCTCGGGCAGCTCGCCACCCTGATCCGGGCGAAATACCTGGTGGACGCGCAGTCGTACAACCAGGTCAACGGAATGCCGTTCAAGGCGGAGCAGCTCGCGCAGGTCCTCAAGGAGGCCATCAATGACTGA